A single region of the Devosia sp. FJ2-5-3 genome encodes:
- a CDS encoding carbohydrate ABC transporter permease yields MTYPLIWMLAASFKPDNQIFGSLSLWPTEFDWLNYWQGWNALSVDFGRFFWNSTVVTVLSVIGNVLSCSFAAYAFARLEFTGKNIWFALMMMTLMIPYHVVLIPQYLLFLQLGWVNTYLPLIVPQFLAGDAFFIFLMVQFFRQLPRELDEAAMIDGCSPFKIYWAIILPLSLPAMATAAIFSFIWTWQDFLGPLVYLNKVEDYTVPLALRMFLSQDGASQYGPMFAMSILSILPIFLFFIIFQRLIIRGIAMSGLK; encoded by the coding sequence ATGACCTATCCGCTGATCTGGATGCTGGCGGCCTCGTTCAAGCCCGACAACCAGATCTTTGGCTCGCTCTCGCTCTGGCCGACCGAGTTTGACTGGCTGAATTACTGGCAGGGCTGGAACGCGCTCTCGGTCGATTTCGGACGCTTCTTCTGGAATTCCACCGTCGTGACCGTGCTCTCGGTCATCGGCAATGTGCTCTCCTGTTCCTTTGCCGCCTATGCCTTTGCCCGGCTCGAATTTACCGGGAAGAACATCTGGTTCGCCCTGATGATGATGACGCTGATGATCCCCTATCACGTCGTTCTCATCCCCCAGTACCTGCTGTTCCTGCAGCTGGGCTGGGTGAACACCTATCTGCCCCTGATCGTGCCGCAGTTCCTTGCTGGCGACGCCTTCTTCATCTTCCTGATGGTGCAGTTTTTCCGCCAGCTGCCGCGCGAACTCGACGAGGCGGCCATGATCGACGGCTGCTCGCCGTTCAAGATCTATTGGGCCATCATCCTGCCGCTGAGCCTGCCTGCCATGGCAACCGCCGCCATCTTCAGCTTCATCTGGACCTGGCAGGATTTTCTGGGCCCGCTGGTCTATCTCAACAAGGTCGAGGACTACACCGTCCCGCTCGCCCTGCGCATGTTCCTCAGCCAGGATGGGGCCAGCCAGTACGGGCCGATGTTCGCCATGTCGATCCTCTCGATCCTGCCGATCTTCCTCTTCTTCATCATCTTCCAGCGCCTCATCATCCGCGGCATCGCCATGAGCGGACTAAAGTAA
- a CDS encoding sugar ABC transporter permease yields the protein MEKFFRRNFAGYAFLSPWLIGFFLLAIGPILASLYLSFTKYNIVRPPQWIGLDNFVYMFEFDDRFKKALQVTFTFVVISVPAKLIFALGVAMALDKGIRAIGWYRALFYLPSILGGSIAVAILWRQLFNYDGVINGILRVFGGDGPYWLADPKYSLWTLIVLAVWQFGSPMLIFLAGLRAIPQELYEAAEIDAAGPIRKFFAITVPLLAPVIFFNLVLQMIEAFKSFSGAFIISGGSGAPLDSLLFFTVYLYEEAFSYLRMGYASALAWVLLVIIAAFTAIAFWTSKYWVHYENERG from the coding sequence ATGGAAAAATTCTTCCGACGCAATTTCGCCGGCTATGCGTTTCTATCGCCTTGGCTGATCGGCTTTTTCCTGCTCGCGATCGGTCCGATCCTGGCCTCGCTCTATCTCAGCTTCACCAAGTACAACATCGTGCGCCCCCCGCAGTGGATCGGGCTCGACAATTTTGTCTACATGTTCGAGTTCGACGACCGCTTCAAGAAGGCGCTTCAGGTCACTTTCACCTTTGTCGTGATTTCCGTGCCCGCCAAGCTGATCTTCGCCCTCGGCGTCGCCATGGCGCTCGACAAGGGCATCAGGGCCATCGGCTGGTATCGCGCACTCTTTTACCTGCCCTCGATCCTCGGCGGCTCTATCGCCGTCGCCATCCTCTGGCGCCAGCTGTTCAATTATGATGGCGTTATCAACGGCATACTGCGCGTCTTCGGTGGCGACGGCCCCTATTGGCTGGCCGACCCAAAATATTCGCTCTGGACGCTGATTGTCCTTGCCGTCTGGCAGTTCGGCTCGCCCATGCTGATCTTTCTGGCCGGCCTCCGCGCCATTCCCCAGGAACTCTACGAGGCCGCCGAGATCGACGCCGCCGGCCCTATCCGAAAATTCTTCGCCATCACCGTGCCGCTGCTGGCGCCCGTCATCTTCTTCAATCTGGTCCTGCAGATGATCGAGGCCTTCAAGAGCTTTTCCGGCGCCTTCATCATCTCCGGCGGCAGCGGCGCCCCGCTCGACAGCCTTCTGTTCTTCACCGTCTATCTCTACGAAGAGGCCTTCAGCTATCTGCGCATGGGCTATGCCTCGGCTCTCGCCTGGGTGCTCCTCGTGATCATCGCGGCCTTCACCGCAATCGCCTTCTGGACCTCCAAATATTGGGTCCACTACGAAAACGAGCGGGGTTGA
- a CDS encoding ABC transporter substrate-binding protein, with the protein MSKLNRRLFMGAAGSVIALSALGRPAFAQGTQIRHFWWGNPERDKRTFAVIELFNQKNPNITVSGETLGFADYFTKLTTQIAGGNMPDVIQQGYGVLFEYIANGAVVPLDDYVGKTLDISKIDQSAIDAGTVDGKFYALSIGANSHMAIYNTRLYEEAGIKIGEGADFDPYGYTYDDLARIGAQIKQATGVPGTDDNTADYQNFSDFTAQKGVAMYNDDGTYGVTQEIVEEYWSIWQKIREAGATPAGPESAGLAGVSDLSQLGVVTGKTATSYVWSNQLVGAQGLVQDPLGAAMYPNTPDMIPGSIIQPSQFVCLTRDSVDPEAATAYMSAFVNDLDITAILGLERGIPSNPDVRAALEPNLSAAEAVSVAFFDAIQGKTAALAPPPPSGSNEVEQTFERVAVSVLLGEKSISDVATDFLAQAKAILARA; encoded by the coding sequence ATGAGCAAACTCAACAGACGCCTGTTTATGGGAGCCGCCGGCTCCGTCATCGCGCTCTCGGCCCTTGGCCGCCCCGCCTTCGCGCAGGGCACGCAGATCCGCCATTTCTGGTGGGGCAACCCCGAGCGCGACAAGCGCACCTTTGCCGTGATCGAACTTTTCAACCAGAAGAATCCCAATATCACCGTCAGTGGTGAAACGCTTGGCTTTGCTGATTATTTCACCAAGCTGACCACCCAGATCGCCGGCGGCAACATGCCCGACGTGATCCAGCAGGGCTATGGCGTGCTGTTCGAATACATCGCCAATGGCGCGGTCGTTCCGCTCGACGACTATGTCGGCAAGACCCTCGACATCTCCAAGATCGACCAGTCCGCCATCGATGCCGGCACGGTGGATGGCAAGTTCTACGCCCTCTCCATCGGCGCCAATTCTCACATGGCGATCTACAACACCCGCCTCTACGAAGAGGCTGGCATCAAGATCGGCGAAGGCGCCGATTTCGATCCTTATGGCTACACCTATGATGACCTCGCCCGCATCGGCGCGCAGATCAAGCAAGCCACCGGCGTCCCCGGCACCGACGACAACACGGCCGACTACCAGAATTTCTCCGACTTCACCGCCCAGAAGGGCGTGGCGATGTACAATGATGACGGCACCTATGGCGTCACCCAGGAAATCGTCGAGGAATACTGGAGCATCTGGCAGAAGATCCGCGAGGCCGGCGCCACCCCGGCAGGTCCGGAATCTGCGGGTCTCGCTGGCGTGTCCGACCTCAGCCAGCTCGGCGTTGTCACCGGCAAGACGGCCACATCCTATGTCTGGAGCAACCAGCTTGTCGGCGCCCAGGGCCTGGTCCAGGATCCGCTCGGCGCGGCCATGTACCCCAATACCCCGGATATGATCCCCGGCTCGATCATCCAGCCGAGCCAGTTCGTCTGCCTCACCCGCGACAGTGTCGATCCCGAAGCCGCCACCGCCTATATGAGCGCATTCGTCAACGATCTCGACATCACCGCCATCCTTGGTCTCGAGCGCGGCATCCCCTCCAATCCGGACGTTCGCGCGGCCCTCGAACCCAACCTCTCGGCTGCCGAAGCAGTGTCGGTGGCCTTCTTCGATGCCATCCAGGGCAAGACCGCCGCCCTCGCGCCGCCGCCGCCGTCCGGCTCCAACGAAGTCGAACAGACTTTTGAACGCGTGGCGGTCTCGGTCCTCCTCGGCGAAAAGTCGATCAGCGACGTCGCCACCGACTTCCTCGCCCAGGCCAAGGCCATCCTGGCCCGCGCTTGA
- a CDS encoding phytanoyl-CoA dioxygenase family protein, with product MTPNGAAGYGMENGLAAGAPCTDLERYLFDLNGYLVLRNALSSEEVAACNRLLDDVDGFVGDGWHGQVKLYNNPDRQEGLILQQVYEGGPIWESFIDHPSWFRKAVHFIGSDDPENFDGHHGPAFIDECFASVRGPGQALRLHSGGHVGTIRTQYRFHAGKFHCGQVNVLIALNDIGPGDGATMVIPGSHKSNLRHPQTVALDKRDEQSSVDGVAGAVEIHLKAGDALMFVDAIMHGAARRTNPGQRRMTVYRYGPSWGYFRHSYVPSPELLAQLSPERRQIIMPHKLPAAANG from the coding sequence ATGACCCCGAACGGGGCAGCGGGATATGGGATGGAGAACGGTCTTGCCGCAGGCGCGCCCTGCACCGACCTAGAGCGCTATCTGTTTGATCTCAATGGATATTTGGTCCTGCGCAACGCGCTGTCTTCCGAGGAAGTCGCCGCCTGCAATCGCCTCCTCGACGATGTCGATGGCTTTGTCGGCGACGGCTGGCATGGCCAGGTCAAGCTCTACAACAATCCCGACCGCCAGGAAGGATTGATCCTCCAGCAGGTCTACGAAGGCGGCCCGATCTGGGAGAGCTTCATCGACCATCCGTCCTGGTTCCGCAAGGCCGTCCACTTCATCGGTTCGGACGACCCCGAAAATTTTGACGGCCACCACGGCCCTGCCTTTATCGACGAGTGTTTCGCCTCGGTCCGCGGCCCCGGCCAGGCGCTGCGCCTCCACTCGGGCGGCCATGTCGGCACCATCCGCACCCAGTACCGCTTCCACGCCGGAAAATTCCACTGCGGCCAGGTCAACGTCTTGATTGCGCTCAATGATATCGGCCCCGGCGATGGCGCCACCATGGTCATTCCCGGCAGCCACAAATCCAATTTGCGCCACCCCCAGACCGTCGCTCTCGACAAGCGCGACGAGCAATCCTCGGTCGATGGCGTTGCCGGAGCAGTGGAAATTCATCTCAAGGCTGGCGATGCTCTGATGTTCGTCGACGCCATCATGCACGGCGCCGCCCGCCGCACCAATCCCGGCCAGCGCCGAATGACCGTCTACCGCTACGGGCCCAGCTGGGGCTATTTCCGACACTCATACGTGCCGAGCCCGGAACTACTGGCCCAGCTGTCGCCCGAACGCCGCCAGATCATCATGCCGCACAAACTGCCGGCCGCCGCCAATGGCTGA
- a CDS encoding VOC family protein — protein MLLGFEHVGITVSDLDRSLQFYCDLIGMKLILRKTMPRGSGELAFVDMGNGQLELVCPSPAVVTPAAALEPTRAGIRHLTLAFTDIDATYAKLIAAGAPSIEPPRDAHNREILARVAFLSDPDGNVIELAQRQSQR, from the coding sequence ATGCTGCTGGGCTTTGAACATGTCGGCATTACCGTCAGCGACCTCGACCGCAGCCTCCAGTTCTACTGCGACCTCATCGGCATGAAGCTGATCCTGCGCAAGACCATGCCGCGCGGCTCTGGCGAGCTCGCCTTCGTCGACATGGGCAATGGCCAGCTCGAACTCGTCTGCCCCTCGCCCGCGGTCGTCACCCCGGCCGCCGCGCTCGAGCCCACCCGCGCCGGCATCCGCCACCTCACCCTCGCCTTCACCGATATCGATGCGACCTATGCCAAACTCATCGCCGCCGGAGCGCCCTCGATCGAGCCACCGCGCGATGCGCACAATCGTGAAATCCTCGCCCGCGTCGCCTTCCTGTCCGACCCGGATGGCAATGTCATCGAATTAGCACAGCGCCAATCTCAACGTTAA
- the ugpC gene encoding sn-glycerol-3-phosphate ABC transporter ATP-binding protein UgpC: MANLTLDNVTKSFGLVEVIPGVDLEINDGEFVVFVGPSGCGKSTLLRLIAGLEDVSGGDIRIDGQSVVDTPAADRGVAMVFQSYALYPHMTVRQNLSFGLENIRMPKPEIERRVSDAAKLLQIEQLLERRPKQLSGGQRQRVAIGRAITRDPKIFLFDEPLSNLDAELRVLMRVEITKLHERLGNTMIYVTHDQIEAMTMADKIVVLRRGIIEQVGAPLDLYNNPLNLFVAGFIGSPRMNFVTGTLTADGPTLVFNAPGLPPLPLAGTIVTPRDPGETVTLGVRPEDFTVSRDPGAGWPVTVGVAEQYGASSYLHCTLAGDIPLLIHEAGQSQARRGDQLYVAPRNTHWHLFGADGLALTRTAS; the protein is encoded by the coding sequence ATGGCCAATCTCACCCTCGACAATGTCACCAAATCCTTCGGCCTGGTCGAAGTCATTCCCGGGGTCGATCTCGAAATCAATGACGGTGAATTCGTCGTCTTTGTCGGGCCGTCCGGCTGCGGCAAGTCCACGCTGCTGCGCCTCATCGCCGGGCTCGAGGACGTCTCGGGCGGCGACATCCGCATTGATGGCCAGAGCGTCGTCGACACCCCGGCCGCAGATCGCGGTGTCGCCATGGTGTTCCAGTCCTATGCGCTCTACCCGCACATGACCGTGCGCCAGAACCTCAGCTTCGGCCTCGAGAACATTCGCATGCCCAAGCCCGAGATCGAGCGCCGGGTCAGCGACGCCGCAAAACTGCTCCAGATCGAACAATTGCTCGAACGCCGTCCCAAGCAATTGTCCGGCGGCCAGCGCCAGCGCGTTGCCATCGGCCGCGCCATCACCCGCGACCCCAAGATCTTTCTCTTCGACGAACCGCTCTCCAATCTCGATGCCGAGCTGCGCGTTCTCATGCGCGTCGAGATCACCAAGCTCCATGAGCGCCTCGGCAACACCATGATCTACGTCACCCACGACCAGATCGAGGCCATGACCATGGCCGACAAGATCGTCGTGCTGCGCAGGGGCATTATCGAGCAGGTCGGCGCCCCGCTCGATCTCTACAACAATCCGCTCAATCTTTTCGTCGCCGGCTTCATCGGCTCGCCCCGCATGAACTTCGTCACCGGCACGCTGACGGCCGATGGCCCGACCCTCGTCTTCAACGCCCCCGGCCTGCCGCCCCTGCCCCTCGCCGGCACTATCGTCACCCCGCGCGATCCCGGCGAGACCGTCACCCTCGGCGTCCGTCCCGAAGATTTCACCGTCTCCCGCGATCCCGGGGCCGGCTGGCCGGTCACGGTCGGGGTGGCCGAACAATATGGCGCCTCAAGCTATCTGCACTGCACCCTTGCCGGCGACATACCGCTCCTTATTCACGAGGCCGGGCAAAGCCAGGCTCGCCGTGGCGACCAGCTTTACGTCGCACCCCGCAACACCCACTGGCACCTCTTCGGCGCCGATGGCCTCGCCCTCACCCGCACCGCAAGCTGA
- a CDS encoding carbohydrate ABC transporter permease — translation MTDTGLVRSGASVTDFVLRRRGRKKRDWTDWLTYLYLLIGMVIMFTPVLWVVVSSFKTPANLTEFPPTLLPYAAETIMVDGYDNPLPLFDVVTQSGETVRLAQLRRVGIQAQMVDPANPTERITVPVANATPVRQVYLAFENYTNLLEGSGGQIWRHVFNSLFITVVATIITLVMNSMAAFALSKYRFRGSNVALVSILATLMIPATVVLVPTYMIVAQLGLVGNLWGVILPTVATPTGVFLLRQYMLTIPDELIEAARMDHASEWRIFWRIILPLSSPALAVVAIFSILSRWNDFLLPLVVLTRRESYTLQLALASFQTEYGIRYEILLAMTTLTALPLAFAFIFLQRYITSGIASTGIK, via the coding sequence ATGACTGACACCGGCCTCGTCCGCTCCGGCGCCTCCGTAACCGACTTCGTCCTCCGCCGGCGCGGCCGCAAGAAGCGCGACTGGACCGATTGGCTGACCTATCTCTACCTGCTGATCGGCATGGTGATCATGTTCACCCCGGTGCTCTGGGTCGTGGTGTCTTCGTTCAAGACCCCGGCCAATCTCACCGAATTTCCGCCCACCCTTCTGCCCTACGCCGCCGAGACCATAATGGTGGACGGCTACGACAATCCGCTCCCCCTATTCGATGTCGTCACCCAATCCGGCGAGACCGTCCGCCTCGCCCAGCTGCGGCGCGTCGGCATCCAGGCCCAGATGGTCGACCCGGCCAACCCCACCGAGCGCATCACCGTGCCGGTTGCCAATGCCACCCCGGTCCGGCAGGTCTATCTCGCCTTCGAAAACTACACCAATCTGCTTGAAGGCTCCGGCGGCCAGATCTGGCGCCATGTGTTCAACAGCCTCTTCATTACCGTGGTGGCCACCATCATCACCCTGGTGATGAATTCCATGGCCGCCTTCGCGCTCTCCAAATACCGCTTCCGCGGCTCCAATGTGGCGCTGGTTTCCATCCTCGCCACGCTGATGATCCCCGCGACGGTCGTCCTCGTCCCCACCTATATGATCGTTGCCCAGCTGGGCCTCGTCGGCAATCTCTGGGGCGTCATCCTCCCCACCGTGGCCACGCCCACCGGGGTCTTTCTCCTCCGCCAATATATGCTGACCATCCCCGACGAGCTGATCGAGGCCGCGCGCATGGACCACGCCAGCGAATGGCGCATCTTCTGGCGCATCATCCTGCCGCTCTCCTCGCCGGCCCTCGCCGTCGTTGCCATCTTCTCCATTCTCTCGCGCTGGAACGACTTCCTTTTGCCCCTCGTCGTCCTCACGCGGCGCGAGTCCTATACGCTCCAGCTCGCCCTCGCCTCGTTCCAGACCGAATACGGCATTCGCTACGAGATCCTACTGGCCATGACCACGCTGACGGCCCTGCCGCTCGCCTTCGCCTTCATTTTCCTCCAGCGCTACATCACCAGCGGCATCGCTTCGACCGGCATCAAGTAA
- a CDS encoding sugar ABC transporter permease has translation MSVRTQFASSAAVILALPARLIEPFMSGVQKLVGIKRMPWVFLAPNLTAVVLFALLPVFINIFYSVSGSDRLYPWDRPLVGGANYQTLFDCGNYFDPSTCSRDLFWRALGNTMVFVPIQVVCMIVVALLTALCLNRDIRGRGFFRGIFFFPVMLSPVVVALTWQWILQRNGALNGLISYVGLTPVNWLVFPNTAFFWSVFITVWAHMGFYTIILLAGLQAIPRDVYEAARMDSATPTRVFFKITLPLLKPVLLVVFILAVIRSVQTFDELYVLTGGGPGSATMLMVQYIYEVGFASQPRNFGLAAAASLLLGLALLIFTGIQMRISRGGNND, from the coding sequence ATGAGTGTTCGAACCCAGTTCGCCTCGAGTGCCGCCGTGATCCTGGCCCTGCCGGCCCGGCTGATCGAGCCCTTCATGTCGGGCGTCCAGAAGCTCGTCGGCATCAAGCGCATGCCCTGGGTCTTCCTGGCGCCCAATCTCACCGCCGTGGTGCTCTTCGCCCTTCTGCCGGTGTTCATCAACATCTTCTATTCGGTCAGCGGCAGCGACCGCCTCTACCCCTGGGATCGCCCCCTGGTCGGCGGCGCCAATTACCAGACCCTCTTCGACTGCGGCAATTATTTCGATCCCTCCACCTGCTCGCGCGACCTCTTCTGGCGCGCCCTGGGCAACACCATGGTCTTCGTGCCCATTCAGGTGGTGTGCATGATCGTGGTGGCCCTGCTCACCGCCCTCTGCCTCAATCGCGACATTCGCGGACGCGGATTCTTTCGCGGCATTTTCTTTTTCCCGGTCATGCTGTCGCCCGTCGTCGTGGCGCTGACCTGGCAGTGGATCCTCCAGCGCAATGGCGCCCTCAACGGGCTGATCTCCTATGTGGGGCTGACGCCGGTCAACTGGCTGGTCTTTCCCAACACGGCCTTCTTCTGGTCGGTCTTCATCACCGTCTGGGCCCATATGGGCTTTTACACCATCATCCTCCTCGCCGGGCTCCAGGCCATTCCGCGCGATGTCTATGAGGCGGCGCGCATGGACAGCGCCACGCCCACCCGCGTCTTTTTCAAGATCACCCTGCCGCTCCTCAAGCCGGTCCTGCTCGTCGTCTTCATCCTCGCCGTCATCCGCTCGGTGCAGACCTTCGACGAGCTCTATGTGCTGACCGGCGGCGGGCCCGGCTCGGCCACGATGCTCATGGTGCAATATATCTACGAGGTAGGCTTCGCCTCCCAGCCGCGCAATTTCGGGCTGGCCGCCGCCGCCTCCCTGCTGCTCGGCCTCGCGCTCCTCATCTTCACCGGCATCCAGATGCGTATTTCCCGCGGGGGCAACAATGACTGA
- a CDS encoding ABC transporter substrate-binding protein: protein MIRRSLTTSTALALLMASATSMAHGQQITLMVGDTGSGGTLFEEMSKSFEAENPGVDVVIEEVSYQTIVESLPVQLEAGEGPDIAIITDLGGLSRFYQDITPYVDAAYFEQEWGQTLQWLRGGIAGSTAINGMPTTLTVNGAYVNLTLFEQAGVPVPQEGATWKEWAEATRQVAEATGTEFAMEMDRSGHRFASLAISHGAQMVDEAGKPVVDDGLKAAIEQFVEWHQDGTMPMDLWGAVGGATHRELFSDFLNANVVLYFGGSWTLAQMDSEVGDLFDWAVMPAPCGPSSCTVMPGGGAMTVFSHTDNPELAGKLIAHFAKPENLDYYISNEVELPSAASQIANGVDYPSASQRTSEALATFINQIPKMDPAAFRFQGWRYQRAMMNALTTRISQVLNSELTVDEALVRIEEDVNLAIQAAGG, encoded by the coding sequence ATGATACGCAGATCCTTGACGACATCCACCGCTTTGGCCCTGCTCATGGCCAGCGCGACTTCCATGGCCCATGGCCAGCAGATCACACTCATGGTGGGCGATACCGGCAGTGGCGGCACGCTGTTCGAGGAAATGTCCAAATCCTTCGAGGCCGAAAATCCGGGCGTGGACGTGGTCATCGAGGAGGTCAGTTACCAGACCATCGTCGAAAGCCTGCCCGTCCAGCTCGAAGCCGGTGAAGGTCCCGATATCGCCATCATCACCGATCTGGGCGGCCTGTCCCGTTTCTACCAGGACATCACGCCCTATGTGGATGCCGCCTATTTCGAGCAGGAATGGGGCCAGACGCTGCAGTGGCTGCGCGGCGGCATTGCCGGCAGCACGGCGATCAACGGCATGCCGACGACGCTCACCGTCAATGGCGCCTATGTCAATCTGACCCTCTTCGAGCAGGCCGGCGTGCCCGTTCCGCAGGAGGGTGCCACCTGGAAGGAATGGGCCGAGGCCACCCGCCAGGTCGCCGAAGCCACCGGCACCGAGTTCGCCATGGAAATGGATCGCTCCGGCCACCGCTTCGCCAGCCTCGCCATCAGCCACGGCGCCCAGATGGTCGACGAAGCCGGCAAGCCAGTGGTCGATGATGGCCTCAAGGCCGCCATCGAGCAGTTCGTCGAATGGCATCAGGACGGCACCATGCCGATGGATCTCTGGGGCGCTGTCGGCGGGGCCACCCACCGCGAACTCTTCTCCGACTTCCTCAACGCCAATGTCGTGCTCTATTTCGGCGGCTCGTGGACCTTGGCGCAGATGGATAGCGAAGTCGGCGATCTCTTCGACTGGGCCGTCATGCCCGCGCCCTGCGGCCCGTCCTCCTGCACGGTCATGCCGGGCGGCGGCGCCATGACTGTCTTCTCCCACACCGATAACCCCGAACTGGCGGGCAAGCTGATCGCCCATTTCGCCAAGCCGGAAAACCTCGACTACTACATCTCCAACGAAGTCGAGCTTCCCTCGGCCGCCTCCCAGATCGCCAATGGCGTCGACTATCCGTCGGCGTCCCAGCGCACTTCCGAGGCGCTTGCGACCTTCATCAACCAGATCCCCAAGATGGACCCAGCGGCCTTCCGCTTCCAGGGCTGGCGCTATCAGCGCGCCATGATGAACGCGCTGACCACCCGCATCAGCCAGGTGCTCAACAGTGAGCTGACCGTCGATGAGGCCCTGGTGCGCATCGAGGAAGACGTCAATCTCGCCATCCAGGCCGCTGGCGGCTAG
- a CDS encoding Gfo/Idh/MocA family oxidoreductase codes for MTRFGVIGIDHGHIHDHVKGLLRAGAEFVGYCPRSSVPALVEQFAATYPDAPRIEREALLADDSIDIICTAAIPRDRAGIGIAAMRAGKDVITDKPGVTTFEQLEAVRQAVAETGRMFSICFTERHCVRSAVKAGKLVAEGAIGRVIQTMGVGPHRLGSGRPDWFWEHDAFGGIIVDIASHQIDQFLFYTGSDRAEMVASQVGNFANEQAPGFEDFGDLLLRSDKASGYIRVDWFTPDGLPSWGDGRLTILGTEGYIELRKYIDIAGREGKDHLFLVNGSGVQYIDCSGEELDYFRQFLSDVENRTETAMTQDHVYEVCRLSLEAQTKAARISQGG; via the coding sequence ATGACCAGATTTGGAGTGATCGGCATCGACCACGGCCATATTCATGATCATGTGAAGGGGCTGCTGCGGGCCGGCGCGGAGTTTGTGGGCTATTGCCCGCGCAGCTCGGTGCCGGCGCTGGTCGAGCAGTTTGCGGCGACCTATCCGGATGCGCCGAGGATTGAGCGCGAGGCGCTGCTGGCCGACGACAGCATCGACATTATCTGCACCGCCGCCATTCCGCGCGACCGGGCGGGGATCGGAATCGCAGCGATGCGGGCTGGCAAGGATGTCATCACCGACAAGCCGGGCGTCACGACTTTCGAGCAGCTCGAGGCCGTGCGCCAGGCGGTGGCGGAGACGGGGCGGATGTTTTCGATCTGCTTTACCGAGCGCCATTGCGTGCGTTCGGCGGTGAAGGCGGGAAAGCTGGTGGCCGAGGGGGCGATCGGGCGGGTGATCCAGACCATGGGGGTCGGGCCGCACCGGCTGGGCAGCGGACGGCCAGACTGGTTCTGGGAGCACGATGCCTTTGGCGGGATCATCGTCGATATCGCCTCCCATCAGATCGACCAGTTCCTGTTCTATACCGGGTCGGACAGGGCGGAAATGGTGGCCTCGCAGGTGGGCAATTTCGCCAATGAGCAGGCGCCGGGCTTCGAGGATTTCGGGGATCTGCTGTTGCGCAGCGACAAGGCCAGCGGGTATATCCGCGTCGATTGGTTCACGCCTGATGGGCTGCCCAGTTGGGGCGATGGTCGCCTGACCATTCTGGGAACTGAAGGCTATATCGAGCTGCGCAAATATATCGACATTGCCGGACGCGAGGGGAAGGATCACCTCTTTCTCGTGAACGGGAGCGGGGTGCAGTACATCGACTGCTCGGGCGAGGAGCTCGACTATTTCCGTCAGTTCCTCAGCGATGTCGAGAACCGGACCGAAACGGCGATGACCCAGGACCATGTCTATGAAGTCTGCCGCCTCTCGCTCGAGGCGCAGACCAAGGCCGCAAGAATTTCTCAAGGAGGATAA